In Nicotiana tabacum cultivar K326 chromosome 19, ASM71507v2, whole genome shotgun sequence, one DNA window encodes the following:
- the LOC142173481 gene encoding secreted RxLR effector protein 161-like, with translation MTKPDIAFVVQVLSQYMHCPKVSHMEATLRVVRYIKEAPGLGLIMPMGDTEQLTAYCDSDWGACVETRRSVTVYLGKFGKSLVSWKSKKQNIVSRSSAEAEFRSMAACATEITWLVGLFNKLGVNIQMPIKMISDTKDAIQITANPIFHEKIKHIDIDCHFVREENQSKTITN, from the coding sequence ATGACCAAACCTGACATTGCCTTTGTAGTGCAGGTTTTAAGTCAATATATGCATTGTCCCAAAGTATCTCATATGGAAGCAACATTAAGGGTAGTGAGGTATATCAAAGAAGCTCCTGGTCTAGGATTGATTATGCCTATGGGAGACACTGAGCAACTCACTGCCTACTGTGACTCTGACTGGGGAGCATGTGTGGAAACAAGAAGATCAGTCACAGTCTACCTAGGTAAGTTTGGGAAGTCTTTGGTATCCTGGAAGTCCAAGAAGCAGAATATTGTCTCAAGAAGTTCAGCAGAAGCTGAGTTTAGAAGTATGGCTGCTTGTGCAACAGAAATTACATGGTTGGTAGGCTTGTTTAATAAACTTGGAGTCAACATTCAGATGCCAATAAAGATGATATCAGATACCAAAGATGCAATACAGATAACAGCTAATCCTATATTTCATGAAAAAATAAAGCACATCGACATAGACTGCCACTTTGTTAGGGAAGAAAATCAGTCAAAGACTATTACAAACTGA